ATGGAATCTTCAATTTTTTCTTCCATTCTTAAGCTAATGCTATTAGAGCGGTCTTCGTTAACGTGTCTATAATAGGTTTCAGTTGTTGAGACATTCGTGTGATTAAGATGTTTTTTGGCTTCTTCCAATGTTCCAAATCCAGCAGCTACATTCCTTAGACTGTGAAATTTTATATTTCTTTCAGGAGAAATCCCCATCTGTTCTTTCAAGTTGTCCATCATAACCTGAATCGTTTTGGTTGAAAGATGAAAAATTTTATCGTCGCCATACCTCCCGTAGTATTTTTGATTCTTTATAAGTAATAACTCACTGTATAACTCTTTGGAGATTGGAACAGTGTGTTTTTTGCCACCCTTCCCAACAGTGTGAATATTATAATATCCTCTGTTATCATCTAATTTAATATCGGAGTAGCAGATTGACAATAATGTACTTTTGCGGAAACTTGCTGTGTAAGCTAATCGGACGAAAGCTGCCTTTTCAATGCCTTTAACTTTTTCTTCTCGTAGTAATGAGGCCATCATTTCTGCTTCATTGTAATATAAAGCTCCGCTTCGCTCTGAGTCATCTGGTAGAACCTTTACTTTAGCAAATTTCGAATTGACGTCATATTCATTGATCTCAAGGAATTCATAAAAACTTTGTATGGCTGCCATAATGTTGTTTATTGAGTTATTTGAGTAATCAATAGGATGCTCTTTTAGATATATCTGATAACCAATTAAATCTGCATTTCTAATTTTCATATCCTCTCTCACTAGCATTTCAATATCTTTACCTTTATACCACATGTAAAAGCTTCTTAATGAGCGTTCGTAATTTTTCTGAGTGTGAACACTGTTGAATTTTTTCAAATATGTTCTCATATCATCAAATACCGAGTTATTATGTAGACCCACTACATTTACGGTTTGCATTTGTATCCCCTCCATAAATCTGATTATACACTACTATTTTTAAAGAGTAAATATATGTATTGACTTTATTTTATATTCAGCTTAATATGAGTACATGGTGATGAACACCAAATATAAAACATACATAGAGGAGCAGCAATTTGAAGAACAAACACATTAAAGGAAATCACTCAACTATCACTTGGGAGGATCGATACTATGATGGATTTGAAGTAGATACATATGATGCGAAAATGGTGTCCGATTGGATGCGAGATGGAATACATGATTGTGTTGAATACATAGATGTTTTGGATAATGAATATTTCTGGTATAAGAGTATTGCAAACAAATAATACATATAGTAAAGGATGTTTGAATGGCACTGGATAAGCAAGTATACATATATAGCGTTGATACGAGCGCCTTCTTTACATTAAAAGAAAGATTATTGCGAAAAGAAATCAACCGAGCAAAACTGAAAAACGAGAAAGACAAGGTTAAGGAATTAGAAACTAGTTTTCGAGCAGTTATAGATTCAAACGTTAATCTAAAGCGAAACTTAAACCCAAATAGTTTGTCTATCAATAATAAAGTATCTCTTTTTGAGTCTTCACTCACTCGTACACTTGGTTTAGTAGAAAATCAGACATACGAAGACGTTATCATTGTCGAAACTCATTACTACAGTGTATTTGACAGTCTAGTGGAGAACGGGTTCACTCTAAATGGTGAGGAGTATGTTCCATTTACTGCGTCTGCTGGACAAATCAGAACTAAGAAAACCGTCTTTATGAAAAAGGAAACTTGGGAAGAAGTCAAACTCACCCTAATGTGTGGTCTTACTGAAGAGCGAATCAATAATCACTTTGACACTGGTAAAAACAACAAAAGGCTATATGGTGTTAGCATTAATAAATACTTGGCCTACTTAGCATTATGTTCGAGCGCAACTGATCTATGGGGCAAATTCAATATTGATCGCTCAATCGTTGTGGAAGATTTTGAAACTTCAATCAATACTACCGTAGACTTCGTTGATGATGTCAACTATACCGTCCGTCGTAGAAAAATGGATGTGCCAGTGTGCCACACGGATGGCTGCGGTATGATTTTACCAAAGAAGAGCAAGAAAGCCTTTATGGTTCGTCTACCTTGGGTTAAAGGCTTACTCGTTCCCTTCCCATTTGATAAATTTGTGGGAGAAGACAATAGAATTGTAACTGATATATATGGTAAGAAACACGACATTATTAAAGATAAGATAGAAGTTATCTTCACTAAGTCTCAGTTTAAGATGTGGAAATACTATCAAAGTTGGGATGAGTATAAGTCACTCTACAAGAAGCATAACTGTCATGCCAGTGTAACTAACACAGAAGAAGATGAATTAAGCTCTGCTCGACTTTGTTATCAAATGTTGCAAACACTAACTCTAATTTCCGAAGAAGAGTTAGACCAACTTGTATCAGCTACTCGTAATGACATCCAAGAAACAGTAAGTAACCCTGACGAAATGCTCAACCTGTTGGGGGCAACAAAGGGGAAGTTCGAAGATAAGAACAATCTACAACAATCATTATACATATATCCAGAGCTCTTATTAGATCCTCACGTAAAAACTAAACTTAAGGAAGCCAAGGCTAGTTTAATGAGGAAAGTATATACGGGAAAAATCAAAGTTGATGGATGCTATACTTTCATTGCTCCTGATCTGTATGCATTTTGTGAGTATTTGTTCAATGGAAATAAAAAACCAATAGGACTACTTTTAGATGGCGAAGTTTCATGCGTTTCAATACCCGACAAAGATAAAGTCGATTGTTTGAGAAGTCCACATCTTTATAAGGAACATGCGGTCAGATCTAATGTAGTTGATGATGTGACCCGAGAGTGGTTTGTTAGTAAAAGTGTTCATACATCTATCCACGACCCTATCAGCAAAATCCTAATGTTTGATTGTGACGGAGATAAAGTGACAGTAAGTAACGATAAAACATTAGTAAAAGTAGCTGAAAGGAATATGGAGGGCATTGTACCGCTCTACTATGATATGAAGAAAGCCCCAGCAGAGAAAATCAGTCGAAATAGCATCAAGAAAAATTTAAAAAGAGCTTTTAGCGGAAATATTGGAATCATCAGCAACGATATTACAAAGTTGTGGAACAGCGATTCAGTAGATGTAGATCTAGTTAAAATCAGAACAATGGAAAATAATTTTGAGATTGATGCAGCGAAAACAAATTACAAGCCAGTTCGACCAAAACAAATCAAGACTATGTTTAAGCCATTTAATAAAATGAAGATGCCCCATTTCTTTACTTACGAAAAATATAGACTTAAGCCACAGGACAGAAAAAATAAGAAAGCAAAAAGAATTACTGAATCTTGGAGCAACACAACAACGGTTAATAGGCTGAAAAATATGTTTCCAGATGTTCGAATTAGATTTAAATCTGTCTCTGATATGTATGAGTTTGATTATAGAACCTTAATGAGCCAGAGAAGGGATAAAGATGAGATGTATGATGCAGTGTTAAACAAGTATAGAGATTTAAATGACACTAAGTGGATGCTTTCATCGAGGCAGAAAAGTGGTGATATAAATAACACTGACCAGCTCCCCGTTTATATGTACATAAGAAATGAATTGTTACAAATACATAGCGATCCCTATTTTGTTACTGATGTTTTAATCGAGTATCTATATAATGGTTCAAACTCTGGATACAAAACAACATTATGGTCAAGTTTCGGAGATATAATTGTAGATAATCTCAAAAAAAATCTTGTCTCAAGAATCAAACTATGTGAAAGATGTAATACCGTAATTGATAATAATAGAAATAAAAGTAACAACTCTAAGAAATATTGTGAAGCCTGTGGAAAAATCGTGGACAATGAGAAGAAAAAAGAGAGAAATTTAACTTATAGGAATAAAAATAATAAAAAGTCGGAAACGAAAATTGGCTGAAAAATGAAAACCCTTGATACATAAGGGTTTCAATAAAATTGAGTGTATTTTAGATAGGTGTTTTAGGGGAGGTATGCTAATTCACGGCTTAATGACAAGTAACAGAAGTTTTAAATGGCATACTTTCACCAAAAACAAAAAAACAATCACAAGGGAGATTTATAAATGAACAAAGCAGATTTGATTAACGTGGTAGTAGAGAAAACGGGTATGACTAAAAAAGATACTGAAAAAGCAATCAATGAAACACTTCAAGCGATTACAGAAGCACTTGCAAGTGGAGATAAAGTTCAACTTTTCGGATTTGGTAATTTTGAAGTTCGTGACACTAAAGAGCGCAATGGTGTAAATCCTAAACTTTTGAAAGAACTCAAAGAACAAGGCGTAGATGAGGCAACCGCCAAAGCACAAGCGAGTGTATTTATCCCTGCCTCCAAAAAACCAGCTTTCAAGGCCGCCAAAGCGCTAAAAGACGCTGTAAAAGAGTAATTTCATATACTTGTTACATTAGAATAATACATAATTTCAGTATATATGAGGAGAGATAGGATGAATTAGACCTCTCTCCTCTTTTAAATCAGGACAATAATATATATCGGGGGCAATATAATATGGCAAAGAATAAAGACAGTAAAACGGTTAATCGTACAGGTACTTTCGATATGGACAAGATGCAAATTACGGCTGAAGATAAGACCGGAATTCAAACTTATGACGTAAAAGCATTACTTCAAGATTTCGATGGGGAACAAATTTCCTTCACACTAGCTTCTGACTTTAAGCCAAGTCATGTAGTCGAAGAATAAGGAGTGAGTTAATGACTCCAAATAAACTATTTAGGGAAGCTGACGAAGGAATTAATGATTACTTAGTTAGATTGGGAGACAATCAAGAACTATATGGTTTGAATTGGATTCAGATAGCTGATCTACTAAATAAAGAATCAGGCGAGGAATTTTCAGAATCGAGATGGCGCAAAGACTACGCTTCATATTCTAAATGGAAACCAATTATTCTTGAGAAATATGCAACTAACGAGGTGGTTGATGAGGTTCAGGATGCAACCATTGAATTAAAAAAAGAGCGGATTAAACTTCAAACTGAAAAGATTGAGTATAACAAAATGATTCGTGAGCAAGGTAGAGCGGATTTGCTTGAAGAAAAGATTGCAGAAGCAGTAATTAATCGCCCAACTATACAAATTCCAGATATTTATATCAAAAAGAATAACGCAAAACGTGACTTCCTCTTCCCTATCGCGGACATGCATGACGGTGTGTCATTCAAACTGTTTGGATGGGAAGGTGAACTTCTCAATGAATATAGTCCAGAGATTCTAGAGAATCGTATGTGGAAATTGCTTGAAGAGTTTGTTTCTATTAACGATGAACAAAAGATTAACCATGTCACTCTTCCTAATTTAGGTGATAGCGTTGACGGTATTCTTCGCATGAGTCAGTTAATGAGTCTCAAAATGGGAGTTACTGATTCGGCGATCCATTTTGCTGAATTTATGAGTCAGTGGTTGAACGAATTGTCGAAGTATTGCATAGTTGACTATTACTCCATCTTTGGAAACCACGATCAACTTAGATTACTTTCAGGTAAAAGAGATGAATTCCCACATGAAAATGCTCAAAAGTGGATTACTAAGTTGATTTCAGCAAATCTAAAGGGTAACAAGAATGTTTCAGTAACTAATTGCAATGAATTTATGTATCTAGATATCCTTGGTACAAAAGTGCTTGGGGTTCACGGAGAGAACGAAAAAAATCTAGAAAACAGTATTAAGGATTACTCTTTAACGTATAGCAAACCGATTCATCTGTTGTTGAGCGGACATTTACATCACTCACACGAGAAGACTATTGGCATGAATGGAAATCGAGACATTGAATATGTTCAGTCCCCTTCTATTATTGGTATTGATGACTATTCACTAAAACTCAAAAAGACATCAAATGCCGGTGCTAAAGTGATGATACTCGAAGAAGACAAAGGGCGTACACTCACCTATAACATTAGATTGTAATTGCAAAGAATACATAAATCGACTACCTGATTAAAAATAGAATCGGGTTTTTTCTTATTTATTTTTACATGGGGAGATCCTGCCATAAGGTTCTTTAAACCGGACGCTCCCTCCTACCCCATGGTTTTTTTATTAAGGAGCATGTTTAGGAAGGTGATTTATGGATAGTAAATCGATCAAAGAAAAAAAATATTGTAATACATGTGAACGAGATAAAAATGTCACAGACTTTTATGTTTCAGGAAGTAAGTTTGACTCAGACGGTAGATTCGGCGTTTGTAAACCATGCCTGAAAAAGAATATAGACTACTCTAATATGCAAACAGTAAAAGATGCACTTTTGCAAATGAATCGTCCATTCATTGCATCGATATGGAAATCTGCAATCGAAGAAGCAACATTGAAAAGACAAGACACTTTTGGTTTATACATAAAAACAATTCAACTTAAGAAGTTCAAGGATTTAACATGGAATGACTCAGTACTAACTGAAGATACCCAAGAACAGGGAACAAACAATCAGATATATATTAGCAGTGAATACGATGTAGGCGAACTAAAAGACAAATATGGTTATGGGTATCCAGATGATGAATACATACTATTTGAAAATAAGTACCAACAACTAAAGTCCAGCTTTCAACTCTTGACTACTATGCATGAGGAATACTTTAGAGAATTTTGTGTAAATAAAGTCAAAGAAACACTTGCAAAATCAAGTGGAGATTTAAAGGGCGCTAAAGAATGGGCTGCAATGGTAAAAGATGTAGCAGAAGCTGGAAAACTCAAACCATCGCAAATGAGCAAAGCAGACTTGTCTGGAGGTCTCGACGGGTTTGGGCAATTAGCTAGGATAGTTGAAGAAAATCACGAAATAATGGGACTACTCCCTTCATTTATTGAGCAACCAAAAGATAAGGTAGATGTTACTTTATGGTGCTATATTAACTACGTCCGTGACATCAAAGGCTTGCCTTCTTGCGAATATAAAGAGATTTATGATTTTTATGACAA
The window above is part of the Paenibacillus sp. 1781tsa1 genome. Proteins encoded here:
- a CDS encoding metallophosphoesterase translates to MTPNKLFREADEGINDYLVRLGDNQELYGLNWIQIADLLNKESGEEFSESRWRKDYASYSKWKPIILEKYATNEVVDEVQDATIELKKERIKLQTEKIEYNKMIREQGRADLLEEKIAEAVINRPTIQIPDIYIKKNNAKRDFLFPIADMHDGVSFKLFGWEGELLNEYSPEILENRMWKLLEEFVSINDEQKINHVTLPNLGDSVDGILRMSQLMSLKMGVTDSAIHFAEFMSQWLNELSKYCIVDYYSIFGNHDQLRLLSGKRDEFPHENAQKWITKLISANLKGNKNVSVTNCNEFMYLDILGTKVLGVHGENEKNLENSIKDYSLTYSKPIHLLLSGHLHHSHEKTIGMNGNRDIEYVQSPSIIGIDDYSLKLKKTSNAGAKVMILEEDKGRTLTYNIRL
- a CDS encoding HU family DNA-binding protein, encoding MNKADLINVVVEKTGMTKKDTEKAINETLQAITEALASGDKVQLFGFGNFEVRDTKERNGVNPKLLKELKEQGVDEATAKAQASVFIPASKKPAFKAAKALKDAVKE
- a CDS encoding YonK family protein is translated as MAKNKDSKTVNRTGTFDMDKMQITAEDKTGIQTYDVKALLQDFDGEQISFTLASDFKPSHVVEE
- a CDS encoding RNA dependent RNA polymerase, whose translation is MALDKQVYIYSVDTSAFFTLKERLLRKEINRAKLKNEKDKVKELETSFRAVIDSNVNLKRNLNPNSLSINNKVSLFESSLTRTLGLVENQTYEDVIIVETHYYSVFDSLVENGFTLNGEEYVPFTASAGQIRTKKTVFMKKETWEEVKLTLMCGLTEERINNHFDTGKNNKRLYGVSINKYLAYLALCSSATDLWGKFNIDRSIVVEDFETSINTTVDFVDDVNYTVRRRKMDVPVCHTDGCGMILPKKSKKAFMVRLPWVKGLLVPFPFDKFVGEDNRIVTDIYGKKHDIIKDKIEVIFTKSQFKMWKYYQSWDEYKSLYKKHNCHASVTNTEEDELSSARLCYQMLQTLTLISEEELDQLVSATRNDIQETVSNPDEMLNLLGATKGKFEDKNNLQQSLYIYPELLLDPHVKTKLKEAKASLMRKVYTGKIKVDGCYTFIAPDLYAFCEYLFNGNKKPIGLLLDGEVSCVSIPDKDKVDCLRSPHLYKEHAVRSNVVDDVTREWFVSKSVHTSIHDPISKILMFDCDGDKVTVSNDKTLVKVAERNMEGIVPLYYDMKKAPAEKISRNSIKKNLKRAFSGNIGIISNDITKLWNSDSVDVDLVKIRTMENNFEIDAAKTNYKPVRPKQIKTMFKPFNKMKMPHFFTYEKYRLKPQDRKNKKAKRITESWSNTTTVNRLKNMFPDVRIRFKSVSDMYEFDYRTLMSQRRDKDEMYDAVLNKYRDLNDTKWMLSSRQKSGDINNTDQLPVYMYIRNELLQIHSDPYFVTDVLIEYLYNGSNSGYKTTLWSSFGDIIVDNLKKNLVSRIKLCERCNTVIDNNRNKSNNSKKYCEACGKIVDNEKKKERNLTYRNKNNKKSETKIG
- a CDS encoding site-specific integrase, with translation MQTVNVVGLHNNSVFDDMRTYLKKFNSVHTQKNYERSLRSFYMWYKGKDIEMLVREDMKIRNADLIGYQIYLKEHPIDYSNNSINNIMAAIQSFYEFLEINEYDVNSKFAKVKVLPDDSERSGALYYNEAEMMASLLREEKVKGIEKAAFVRLAYTASFRKSTLLSICYSDIKLDDNRGYYNIHTVGKGGKKHTVPISKELYSELLLIKNQKYYGRYGDDKIFHLSTKTIQVMMDNLKEQMGISPERNIKFHSLRNVAAGFGTLEEAKKHLNHTNVSTTETYYRHVNEDRSNSISLRMEEKIEDSILEKLSKEELIELIMQQNHGVLTQMKRDARETIKNKGEMVN